Sequence from the Herbaspirillum sp. meg3 genome:
GGGAGATCGTTGCCATCGTCGACGGCAAGAAACCACGCCCGGACGGTCGCACCATTCCTCTTGTTGATCTGATGAAACAAGCCGGTTTTACCGAGCAGGAATTCGCCAAGCTCAACGAAGCGCAGTCGCTCTCCATCGGTCTCATCAAGACTGAAGAAGTCGCCATGCATGCCGTCAAGGGAGAATATGACGACGGCGCCGGGAAGTTCACCAAAAAGGATGAACCAAACCTGGAAACGGCGCGCAAACTGGTGCACGACGACGCTTATGAAAAGAAGAGCGCCGCCATCATGAAGCCGATTAACGAATTTCAGCAACTGCTCGATCAACGTACTTCCCGCGAGCTGGACAAGGCGCGCGCCGAAGGCAGGAAAGCTTATATCGTGGCGATTGCGATGTTGATCCTGATGCTCATCATTTCCGTGGCCGTGCTGTATGCACTTTACGTGCTGATCAAGAAGCAACTTGACCAAAGCCTCGACGCAGCAGAAAAACTGGCTACTGGCGACCTTACCGTCAAGCTCAATATTGAGCGCGACGATGAAATCGGCCGGCTCATGGCTGCCATCAACGGCATCGGTGAAGGTTTGGCGAGCGTTGTCGGCAATGTGCGCAGCGGCACCGAAACCATCAATGTCGCATCGAAAGAAATTGCCATCGGCAACGCCGATCTGTCCAGCCGTACCGAATCGCAAGCATCAGGGTTGGAAGAAACCGCCAGCTCGATGGAAGAACTGACTTCCACCGTGCGCCAGAACGCCGACAATGCGCGTCAGGCCAACTCGCTGGTGACGTCGGCGTCCGAACTTGCAATCAAGGGCGGTGAGGTAGTCGGCAATGTCGTGCAGACCATGGGATCGATCAAGGAAAGCTCCAGCAAGATCGTCGACATCATTAGTGTGATCGACGGGATCGCCTTCCAAACCAATATCCTTGCGTTGAACGCCGCGGTGGAAGCCGCCCGGGCCGGAGAGCAGGGCCGTGGGTTTGCAGTGGTGGCTTCTGAAGTGCGCAGTCTGGCACAGCGCTCTGCATCTGCCGCCAAGGAAATCAAGGAACTCATCGGCGACTCGGTCGGCAAGGTCGATGCCGGAGGAAAACTGGTCGACGAAGCCCGCGCAACGATGGGGGAGATCGTTACCTCGGTCAAGCACGTGGCCGACATCATGGGCGAAATTACAGCGGCGAGTCAGGAGCAAAGCGTCGGCATCGAAAGCGTCAATCGCGCCATTACGCAGATGGACGAAATCACGCAGCAAAATGCAGCGCTGGTGGAGCAGGCTGCGGCAGCCGCAGAGAGTCTGCAAGAACAGGCCGATCTGCTGACGGAGGCAGTCAGTGTATTCAAGCTGTCAAGCGGACATCACGGTGACGTGCGCGCGGTTGCTTCCGCAGCAGTGCCAAAGACATCAACAAAGCCAACAACGCCGGCATACAAGGCAGCGCCGGCATCGAAGTCATGGGCCGAACCCGCCAAGCCATCCGGACCGCCTAAATCTGTCAGCAAACCTGCACTTCCGGCGGCATCGCCGGCTGGCGAGAAGACCAAACCGGCAACCACCGACGAAAATTCCTGGGAAGAATTCTAGTCCGGCCTGACCAAACAAAAAGCGGCGTGACCGGAGATGGCCACGCCGCTTTTAATTTCAGACAACTCAAACCGCTCTTATCCTTTACGCTTTGCGGCGATGGCATTGCCGGCGCGACTGACCGCCTTGCGTCCCAGATGCTCCGAGATGAATTGCCCGGCATCGACGACGATGTCCAGATCAATGCCGGTTTCAATACCCAGACCTTGCATCATGTACAGCACGTCTTCGGAGGCAACGTTGCCGGTGGCGCCCTTGGCATAGGGACAGCCGCCCAGACCGGCGACGGACGAGTGATAAATCGTGATGCCGACTTCCAGGCTGGCGTAGATGTTGGCCAGCGCCTGACCGTAAGTATCATGGAAGTGGCCTGACAAACCAGCGATGTTGAATTCGCGAATCGCCGCCTGCATCACCGGGGCCACCTTGTTGGGTGTCGCTACGCCGATGGTGTCGGCGATGTCGATCTCATCGCAACCGAGATCGCGAAAACGGCCGACCACATCCGACACCGACGACAGCGCCACCTCGCCCTGATACGGGCAACCGAAGGCGCAGCTGACGGCGGCGCGCAGGCGGATCTTGTGTTCCTTGGCTGCTTGCGCGACCTCGCGGAAACGCTCGATCGATTCGGCAATCGAGCAGTTGATGTTCTTTTGCGAGAAAGCTTCCGACGCGGCACCAAAGATCACGACTTCGTCAGCACCGGCCGCCAGCGCCGCTTCAAAGCCCTTCATGTTTGGCGTCAGCGCTGAATAGATCACGCCGGGTTTGCGCGTGATGCCTTGCATGACTTCGCTGGAAGTCGCCATCTGCGGTACCCATTTCGGCGAAACGAAAGAGGCAGCTTCGACGTTGACGAAACCTGCCGAAGTCAGCCGGTTCACCAGTTCGATCTTGACTTCGGCGGAGATGGTTTCTTTCTCGTTTTGCAAGCCGTCGCGCGGACCGACTTCAACGATTTTGACTTTCTTGGGCAAGCTCATGGGGTGTCTCCTCTGCCTTGGCGGCTATGCATTTGAATATGGTTTTGATGATATCAGTTTGCCTGCGGGATGCTTTCAACCGGAGCGACGGGCGCCAAGGCGACATCGGCTACCGGCGCACCGGTCATCGCCTGCAATTGCTGCGCCGTCAGATTGAAAACGGCATGCGGATGTCCCGCCGCCGCCCACACGCTGTCGTAACGAAACAGATCCTGATCCAGCAGCATGACTGGTTTGACGGCGTGGCCGATCGGGCAAACGCCACCGATGACATAACCGGTTTTCTCACGCACAAATTTGGCGTCGGCCTTGCCCAGCGCACCGACTTGCGCTGCAACCTTGGCTTCATCGACGCGATTGCTGCCGCTGGCAATCACCAGCACCGGTGCATCGTCGGACAAGCGACGGAAGATGATCGACTTGGCAATCTCTGCCACGCTGCAGCCGAGGCCGGCAGCCGCTTCAGCCGAGGTGCGCCCGGCGCTGGGCAGCATGACCACCGGTTTGTCGTGTTCCAGCTCGCGCAACAGATTGGCGACGCGTTGTGCGGAATCGGGGAGTGCTTCGGCGTGCTGATGTTGTTCCATGCTCAATATCCTCTATTACGATCGACGAGCCCGACCACGCGTTCGCCACGATCCAGCGCCACCATCTTCTCTGCGATCTGCCGTGCAGCTTCGCTGTGCACGGTCAGCGCGGAAATATGCGGCGTGATGGCGATGCGCGGGTCTTGCCAGAACGGATGCTGCGGTGGCAGCGGCTCTTCCTGAAACACATCCAGCGTAGCACCGGCGATCTGGCCGCTTTCCAGCAACGGCGGCAGATCGGCCTCGACCAGATGGCCGCCGCGCGCCAGATTGACCAGATAGGCGCCGCGTGGCAGCTGCGACAAGGTCTCGCGATTGAGTATGCCGGCCGTGTCGGGTGTCAGCGGCAGCATGCAGATCAGTACACGCGCACCTTGCAGGAATGGGTTCAATTGTTCGCTGCCGGCATAGGTCTTCACTCCCGGCAATGTCTTCAGGCTGCGGCTCCAGCCGCTGACCTGAAAGCCGAAATGCTGCAGGCTTTCTGTAATGCGCTGTCCCAGCACGCCCAGACCCAGCACACCAATACCGAAGTCGCTGCGCTCGAAAGGCGGCAGCGGCTTCCATTCGCCGCGGCGCGAGAGCTGTTCATATTCATCGAGGCGACGGTAGTAGCGCAGCACGGCGTGCGTGGCGAATTCGGCCATCTGCTCTGCCATGCCGCCATCATCGATGCGGATGAGCGGCAGATTCTCCGGCACTACGTTCAATTGCAGGATTGCATCGACGCCTGCCCCGAGGTTGAAGACGGCCTTCAGTTCGGGGTGTCCTTGCAGCATCTCGAACGGTGGCTTCCACACGATGGCGTAATCGGCCGGTGCGTTGTCGCCGGATTGCCAGAGGCGAATCTCGGCATGCGGCATGGCGGAACGTAAATCGTGCAACCAGGCGTCCTGGCTGGCAATGTCGGCGGTCTGAAACAGGATACGCATCGCGTCGGAGAGAAGAGTGGAGTAAGCCGCTGATTTTACCTGCAACGCATCATCGCTGCCGTTGGCGTGTCTTGTCCCTGCCATCAACCCGCATTGTGCAGCGTGACGCCATCGCTGCTCGCTGCACCTGCCTTGATCAGTTGAGTGCTTGCCCAATCGGCCAGCGCATCGTCGCTGAGTTGGAAGTAACGGTGATTGCATCGCGCCAGCAAGGGGATGTCAGCCATCATCGACGCGACATCGTGCAAGGGAATCGCCTGTCTTTCCAGCAGCAAAAACTTGAGCATGACCTTGACGCTGTTCTGCGCATTACGCAGTGGATCGGCCTGTAAATAATCGAGGCGTGAATAAGCCGTTGCCAGCGCCTGCTTCACCTCTGTGAACGGCGCACCGTGGCCGGGAATCACCACGCGCACATCAAGCCCTGCAATCAGATCCAGCGTTGCGCGCGCTTCGGCAAAACCAGATTCTCCGTCAAGTTCGGGAAAAA
This genomic interval carries:
- a CDS encoding methyl-accepting chemotaxis protein; the encoded protein is MLFFVVLAVLSILMAGALQLVLRAQNEIERSGDARYNSFKLATEVRNTSERLTAAVRSYVVTGDARYEALYWEIVAIVDGKKPRPDGRTIPLVDLMKQAGFTEQEFAKLNEAQSLSIGLIKTEEVAMHAVKGEYDDGAGKFTKKDEPNLETARKLVHDDAYEKKSAAIMKPINEFQQLLDQRTSRELDKARAEGRKAYIVAIAMLILMLIISVAVLYALYVLIKKQLDQSLDAAEKLATGDLTVKLNIERDDEIGRLMAAINGIGEGLASVVGNVRSGTETINVASKEIAIGNADLSSRTESQASGLEETASSMEELTSTVRQNADNARQANSLVTSASELAIKGGEVVGNVVQTMGSIKESSSKIVDIISVIDGIAFQTNILALNAAVEAARAGEQGRGFAVVASEVRSLAQRSASAAKEIKELIGDSVGKVDAGGKLVDEARATMGEIVTSVKHVADIMGEITAASQEQSVGIESVNRAITQMDEITQQNAALVEQAAAAAESLQEQADLLTEAVSVFKLSSGHHGDVRAVASAAVPKTSTKPTTPAYKAAPASKSWAEPAKPSGPPKSVSKPALPAASPAGEKTKPATTDENSWEEF
- a CDS encoding hydroxymethylglutaryl-CoA lyase, with product MSLPKKVKIVEVGPRDGLQNEKETISAEVKIELVNRLTSAGFVNVEAASFVSPKWVPQMATSSEVMQGITRKPGVIYSALTPNMKGFEAALAAGADEVVIFGAASEAFSQKNINCSIAESIERFREVAQAAKEHKIRLRAAVSCAFGCPYQGEVALSSVSDVVGRFRDLGCDEIDIADTIGVATPNKVAPVMQAAIREFNIAGLSGHFHDTYGQALANIYASLEVGITIYHSSVAGLGGCPYAKGATGNVASEDVLYMMQGLGIETGIDLDIVVDAGQFISEHLGRKAVSRAGNAIAAKRKG
- a CDS encoding YbaK/EbsC family protein, with the translated sequence MEQHQHAEALPDSAQRVANLLRELEHDKPVVMLPSAGRTSAEAAAGLGCSVAEIAKSIIFRRLSDDAPVLVIASGSNRVDEAKVAAQVGALGKADAKFVREKTGYVIGGVCPIGHAVKPVMLLDQDLFRYDSVWAAAGHPHAVFNLTAQQLQAMTGAPVADVALAPVAPVESIPQAN
- a CDS encoding glyoxylate/hydroxypyruvate reductase A yields the protein MRILFQTADIASQDAWLHDLRSAMPHAEIRLWQSGDNAPADYAIVWKPPFEMLQGHPELKAVFNLGAGVDAILQLNVVPENLPLIRIDDGGMAEQMAEFATHAVLRYYRRLDEYEQLSRRGEWKPLPPFERSDFGIGVLGLGVLGQRITESLQHFGFQVSGWSRSLKTLPGVKTYAGSEQLNPFLQGARVLICMLPLTPDTAGILNRETLSQLPRGAYLVNLARGGHLVEADLPPLLESGQIAGATLDVFQEEPLPPQHPFWQDPRIAITPHISALTVHSEAARQIAEKMVALDRGERVVGLVDRNRGY